Proteins from a single region of Psilocybe cubensis strain MGC-MH-2018 chromosome 3, whole genome shotgun sequence:
- a CDS encoding Protein OS-9-like protein (Protein OS-9 homolog), which yields MRRCCLLLLPLVPLPVFTRLLHSLPEDPYAFPKYRVSFLNGLPVLNHTAERWLAEGLRGGELEFLDQPWNDSPRKEIGSAEDSAEPQQPISANLSYTLQHMRMGPRDSYVCLIPQPIDPAPPSQEDDTDADMTPARSWSLLQPLTGTCLYHRQGWFTYSYCHNDEIRQFKEAVPAQTRFPGTYTPEEDPGWDAYTLGRAPQNPEPGADLTVAEQNAQAANLELARNAGSRYLVQRWGDGSICDKTNTHREVEVQFHCSMEMTDHILFVKETKTCSYVLVIHTPRLCGEPGFRSRRDSVGEAEIRCREVVDTKPEDHMNLPAADHPVKIPLRKTVLPAPVPNAKGTEDEASIREKSFNDLLRKTLAALVGKDGAKVVGDGELIIELADELEDDAVEMDSDRLVDALRAAGYNVQAEVITLDGKKVTKPVSKDGKQPEKDRKKHPLKKHDTRRDEL from the exons ATGCGCCGCTGCTGTctgttgctgctgccccTCGTCCCTCTCCCCGTCTTCACCCGTCTCCTCCACTCCCTCCCGGAGGATCCCTACGCGTTCCCCAAGTATCGTGTCTCCTTTCTCAACGGTCTCCCCGTCCTCAACCACACCGCAGAGCGCTGGCTCGCAGAAGGTCTCCGCGGCGGCGAGCTCGAGTTTCTCGACCAGCCATGGAACGACTCTCCCCGCAAGGAGATTGGTTCCGCTGAAGATTCG GCCGAGCCCCAGCAGCCTATTTCTGCGAATCTCTCATATACCCTCCAGCATATGCGTATGGGCCCCCGCGATTCGTATGTCTGTCTCATACCCCAGCCTATCGACCCTGCTCCTCCTTCCCAGGAAGACGACACCGACGCCGATATGACCCCGGCGCGTAGCTGGTCGCTTCTTCAGCCACTCACAGGCACATGTCTTTAC CATCGTCAAGGCTGGTTCACCTATTCCTACTGCCACAACGACGAAATCCGACAATTCAAAGAGGCTGTTCCCGCGCAGACACGTTTTCCAG GGACGTATACACCAGAAGAAGATCCAGGC TGGGACGCTTACACGCTAGGCCGCGCGCCGCAAAATCCGGAACCTGGAGCGGACTTGACAGTCGCCGAACAAAATGCCCAAGCAGCCAATTTAGAGCTTGCCCGAAACGCTGGTTCGCGCTATCTTGTTCAGAGATGGGGCGACGGGAGCATTTGCGACAAGACCAATACACATCGTGAAGTGGAGGTTCAG TTCCACTGTTCGATGGAAATGACCGACCATATATTGTTCGTGAAGGAGACAAAGACATGCTCGTATGTGCTAGTCATTCATACTCCTCGATTGTGCGGAGAGCCTGGGTTCAGATCTCGTCGAGATTCTGTAGGAGAGGCAGAAATCAGATGTCGCGAGGTGGTCGACACTAAGCCTGAAGACCACATGAACCTTCCAGCAGCTGACCACCCCGTCAAGATTCCGCTTCGAAAAACGGTTCTGCCCGCACCTGTGCCGAATGCCAAAGGGACGGAGGATGAAGCCTCAATCAGGGAGAAATCATTCAACGACCTTTTACGCAAGACACTAGCCGCTCTCGTGGGCAAGGACGGCGCTAAAGTTGTGGGAGACGGTGAACTTATCATTGAACTCGCTGACGAACTCGAGGACGACGCGGTTGAAATGGACAGCGATAGGCTTGTCGACGCGCTCCGGGCAGCTGGTTATAATGTCCAGGCGGAGGTAATCACATTAGACGGGAAAAAGGTGACGAAACCTGTATCGAAAGATGGGAAACAACCAGAAAAGGATAGGAAGAAGCATCCACTCAAAAAACACGATACACGCCGGGACGAGCTGTAG
- a CDS encoding Kynurenine 3-monooxygenase, giving the protein MHSQSPAAKKAVVVGAGPVGALAALALAKRGWAVELYEGRPDMRLASSKAAVGQRSINLAISHRGIAALEAVEPAAAHRFLQSAIPMRGRMIHKLSGELDSQLYDRDGQCINSIDRALLNEGLLDQVSQTPTIRTFFNHKVTAVDFDNGSMSVHDTLANKDRTVSFDFCIGSDGSYSVIRRQMMRVVRMNYQQEYIRDEYLELKMPAGRDVNGESTFLLDPNHLHIWPRHSFMLIALPNKDKTFTCTLFAPTAELDRLCTPESILAWFKSYFPDATHLIGEKSLVEDFKRNPRSPLICTKANPYHYKDRAIILGDAAHSMVPFYGQGLNAGLEDVRILSTLLDEEGVSSTPSISDDKNGQDRRLANALQRYTDTRHEDLIAISDLAMNNYVEMRHSVTQLSYLFRKTLDNLLYSLTSPQMMSLSSLIPTLSSLPYPPGKPKGWLPLYTMVTFRPDINYATVKKKAARQSTILTGLSRIGVVVFGAAGAWLMWATADMVLNLLGQK; this is encoded by the exons ATGCACTCTCAATCACCAGCTGCAAAGAAGGCAGTCGTCGTAGGCGCAGGCCCCGTCGGCGCTCTCGCAGCTTTAGCGCTCGCCAAGCGTGGGTGGGCCGTCGAACTATATGAAGGCCGTCCAG ATATGCGGCTCGCTTCCTCCAAGGCTGCGGTCGGTCAGCGGTCCATCAACCTAGCCATCTCCCATCGCGGCATCGCAGCATTAGAGGCTGTCGAGCCCGCCGCCGCACATCGCTTCCTACAGTCCGCCATCCCCATGCGCGGTCGCATGATTCATAAATTATCTGGCGAACTAGACAGTCAGCTCTATGACAGAGATGGACAG TGTATAAATTCCATCGACAGGGCACTCCTGAATGAAGGGTTGCTTGATCAAGTTTCTCAGACTCCCACTATTCGTACCTTTTTTAATCATAAAGTCACCGCGGTCGACTTTGATAATGGGTCCATGTCCGTTCACGATACCTTAGCCAACAAGGATCGCACCGTCTCTTTCGATTTTTGCATTGGATCGGACGGTAGCTATTCTGTAATTCGACGACAGATGATGCGAGTGGTTAG AATGAATTATCAACAAGAGTACATCAGGGACGAATATCTTGAATTGAAAATGCCGGCAGGCCGGGACGTTAATGGCGAATCCACATTTCTGCTTGATCCTAATCATCTTCACATATGGCCCCGCCACTCTTTCATGCTAATAGCCCTCCCAAACAAA GATAAAACATTTACATGCACTTTATTTGCACCGACCGCCGAGCTTGATCGCCTCTGTACCCCCGAGAGTATTCTGGCTTGGTTCAAGTCCTATTTCCCTGACGCGACCCACCTTATTGGCGAAAAATCATTGGTGGAAGACTTCAAGCGGAATCCCAGAAGTCCACTGATTTGTACAAAG GCAAACCCATACCATTACAAAGATCGAGCCATTATCTTGGGAGATGCAGCCCACTCCATGGTGCCATTCTATGGCCAAGGTCTAAATGCAGGCCTAGAGGATGTGCGAATTCTTTCGACGCTGCTAGATGAAGAAGGCGTTTCTTCGACACCTTCGATCTCTGATGACAAGAATGGTCAAGATCGACGTTTAGCCAATGCCCTTCAACGTTACACAGACACTAGACACGAGGATCTCATCGCTATATCGGATCTTGCTATGAATAATTA TGTCGAGATGCGACATTCCGTTACACAGCTGAGCTACCTGTTCAGGAAGACTTTGGACAACCTTTTATACTCTCTGACGTCGCCTCAAATGATGTCGCTGTCGTCTTTGATCCCAACATTATCCAGCCTTCCTTACCCACCTGGTAAACCTAAAGGTTGGCTTCCATTGTACACTATGGTCACATTCCGACCGGATATCAATTACGCTActgtaaagaaaaaggcaGCACGCCAGTCGACCATTCTGACTGGGCTAAGTCGGATAGGAGTAGTTGTCTTTGGGGCTGCGGGAGCGTGGTTAATGTGGGCTACAGCGGACATGGTGCTGAATTTATTGGGACAAAAGTAA
- a CDS encoding Kynureninase, giving the protein MSANQVLYTPLTDAFDIPTNKDVDASAIPDPQSKCTYLCGNSLGLLPKPASDLVQQELRVWATRAVIGHFSHPYDRPWTKCTDEVNILLAELIGADESEVACMGTLTSNLHLMMDSFYKPTSTRFKILCEAHAFPSDQYAFQSQVLAHGLDPSTAIIELSPRQGEYTLREEDILETIEKEGDSIALVLFSGIQYYTGQWFPMQSITKKAQDKGCICGWDLAHAVGNVPLELHNWNVDFAAFCTYKYVNSGPGGIAGLFIHNKWHETERPKFAGWWGHELSTRFAMPPTFSPIKGAQGFQQSNPSALAVAALLGSLRVFKAAGMMQPIRARSLELTGALEALLKRSKYYIDATQAQAYRGKAGFTIITPDVPSARGAQLSLLFLPVGSGTMQAVHGYLSQNGVIGDERQPDVIRLAPAPLYNTLKDCEHAAEVLENALAELQ; this is encoded by the exons ATGTCTGCAAACCAGGTTCTATATACGCCTCTCACAGATGCCTTTGATATACCCACCAACAAAGACGTAGACGCGTCAGCCATACCCGACCCAC AATCCAAATGCACATACTTGTGTGGGAACTCGCTGGGTCTCCTTCCCAAACCCGCGTCCGACCTTGTCCAACAGGAGCTGCGCGTATGGGCCACACG TGCCGTCATTGGTCACTTCTCGCATCCATATGACCGTCCCTGGACCAAATGCACAGACGAGGTAAACATATTGCTCGCAGAACTCATAG GCGCAGATGAATCCGAAGTCGCCTGCATGGGCACCCTGACGAGTAATTTGCACCTAATGATGGACTCTTTCTACAAACCTACCTCCACTCGGTTCAAGATCCTCTGCGAAGCCCATGCTTTCCCCTCGGACCAG TATGCTTTCCAGTCCCAAGTCCTCGCACATGGTCTCGACCCGTCCACAGCTATAATCGAGCTGTCTCCTCGGCAGGGAGAATATACCCTTAGAGAAGAGGACATTCTCGAAACCATCGAAAAAGAAGGAGACTCTATTGCACTCGTTCTCTTCAGTGGCATTCAATACTATACTGGCCAATGGTTCCCCATGCAGTCCATCACAAAGAAGGCTCAAGATAAG GGTTGTATCTGTGGCTGGGATCTAGCTCATGCCGTTGGGAATGTTCCTCTCGAATTACACAACTGGAACGTCGATTTTGCCGCGTTCTGTACCTACAAATATGTCAATTCAGGTCCCGGAGGCATAGCCGGTTTGTTCATCCACAATAAATGGCATGAAACTGAACGTCCCAA ATTTGCAGGATGGTGGGGACACGAGCTGTCCACGCGCTTCGCCATGCCTCCTACGTTCTCACCGATCAAAGGTGCGCAAGGGTTCCAGCAATCGAACCCGTCCGCGCTTGCAGTCGCAGCGCTGCTCGGCTCCTTACGCGTCTTCAAGGCCGCAGGGATGATGCAGCCCATCCGAGCACGCTCCCTCGAGCTCACCGGCGCGCTCGAAGCCCTGCTCAAGCGCTCCAAATATTATATCGACGCGACGCAGGCGCAAGCGTACAGGGGCAAAGCGGGATTCACGATCATCACGCCTGATGTGCCTTCGGCGCGTGGCGCGCAGCTGTCGCTGCTGTTCCTGCCAGTGGGATCGGGCACGATGCAAGCTGTGCACGGTTATCTATCGCAGAATGGGGTTATCGGAGACGAGAGGCAGCCTGACGTGATCCGTCTGGCGCCTGCGCCCCTGTATAATACACTGAAAGACTGCGAACACGCGGCGGAGGTTCTCGAGAATGCGCTCGCGGAGCTGCAATAA
- a CDS encoding Kynurenine formamidase, translating to MNSIPYDSASNDDPLRQFDFYLPELALSLPHTPSLLCFIHGGAWRSEDKQDHAQLARRLAAATACPVAVPNYRLTPSDNHDPRFRHPIHAQDILTFLKFVRTWRYQGQLSDAFDPDSLVLLGHSCSAHMLASILLDSHQASLVPSPDLLSSVKGVVLSEGIYDLDKLVARFPAYQAWFIEPTFGPPSSGDAPYRRFSALEYPLRLSSPSSSSALAWLLLHSTGDTLIDLDQTRSMYNHLVQIAPTPSLISINTDALKEEHDAIFEGDAYLQLVRQFTSRLIPE from the exons ATGAACAGCATTCCGTACGACTCCGCATCCAATGACGATCCACTCCGCCAGTTCGACTTTTACTTGCCGGAGCTAGCCCTTTCTTTGCCCCATACGCCCTCGCTCCTCTGCTTTATCCACGGTGGCGCCTGGAGATC TGAAGACAAGCAAGACCATGCCCAGCTCGCCCGCAGGCTCGCTGCAGCCACAGCCTGCCCAGTAGCTGTGCCTAACTACCGCCTCACTCCCAGCGATAACCACGATCCGCGATTTCGTCACCCAATCCATGCCCAGGATATTCTGACCTTTCTCAAATTTGTCAGGACATGGCGTTATCAAGGACAGCTTTCCGATGCGTTCGATCCAGACTCGCTTGTCTTGCTTGGGCACAGCTGCAGCGCGCACATGCTCGCCTCGATTCTCCTCGACAGCCACCAAGCTAGTTTGGTCCCGTCTCCAGACCTTTTAAGCTCGGTCAAGGGCGTGGTGCTCTCAGAAGGCATCTACGACCTAGACAAACTCGTCGCCCGTTTCCCCGCTTACCAAGCCTGGTTTATCGAACCCACCTTTGGCCCCCCAAGCTCCGGAGACGCGCCTTATAGACGCTTTTCGGCACTGGAATATCCCCTCCGGCTGTCTTctccttcgtcttcttcggcGCTGGCGTGGCTTTTGCTCCATTCAACAGGCGATACTCTCATCGATCTTGACCAAACGCGCAGCATGTACAACCATctcgtgcaaatcgcacctACTCCTAGTCTGATATCCATCAACACGGACGCCCTCAAAGAGGAGCATGATGCCATCTTTGAAGGAGACGCCTATCTCCAGCTCGTCAGGCAGTTTACGTCTCGACTTATCCCAGAGTAG
- a CDS encoding putative translation initiation factor eIF-2B subunit epsilon, with protein sequence MAAKSTNSGKEKLIDEDEEVLQAVILADSFNKRFRPLTTRKPRCLLPICNAPLLDWTFESLALAGVQEVFVICRSHAELVKNAIKESKWSKPGSGMKIVPIMTAKETFSPGDAMRDIYTRGLVTSDFVLVMGDLVSNIRIDEVVRVHKERRKTNKDAIMTMVVKESGVNHRTRAKGESSVFVLDPNTSECLHYEHLQGYPAKKGISIPREIFAEHPELDIRNDLIDCSIDVCSVEVPSLFQDNFDYLDIRRDFVHGILTSDILMKNIYCYVAEEGYAARVQDTRSYASISKDILSRWTFPLVPDDNHPGGHIYEHTRGNRYIAKDNTVVLARTCNIGTNTLIGSSTTVSDNASVIASVIGQNCSIGAGSTIRNSYIFENAVIGENCHVEQSIIGAGVQIKDGSRVPKGCLIADGVIVGPNATLQPFERLSTKRDENDSNADDDSDDSDVEEVEASQDSIDKSALGKDSNAVVWPRAPPDEEDEVEGPENYENQRFMRLGDTASDVEVEVSDDGSSSDDEESSSSDDDDGDFHERSSVSGMSDASGVEMPAMGLGDAAGLMADAEFRTEVNQSLERAFAEGHSVDNAAVELKTLRMASNVPLSRVKEAVVAAIVEKIPVVDGDPAAQRREIASVVGRWGDLINRIGGVDPVETVSILQAHCATSTRMSLFGQILAALYQEDIVEEDHIRAWHRLAASKGTDLKDGAESENFQKCWMIGSHMIQQFDAQESESEDETESEDDNADNGRTPATPKASSVIPAALAARGATASEDSTESGDESTSTEGVDGGESESASEDVSASENSSRPVSATTSEDETTESESEDDVVLVH encoded by the exons ATGGCCGCAAAATCTACGAATTCAGGCAAAGAAAAGCTCattgacgaggacgaggaagttCTTCAGGCCGTCATTCTAGCCGACAGTTTCAACAAGCGATTCAGACCTCTTACGACACGGAAGCCTCGA TGCTTGCTCCCGATCTGCAACGCGCCTCTACTCGATTGGACGTTTGAAAGTCTAGCACTTGCGGGTGTTCAGGAGGTGTTTGTGATATGCCGATCTCATGCAGAGCTCGTAAAAAACGCGATCAA GGAGTCAAAATGGTCTAAACCGGGCTCAGGGATGAAGATCGTCCCGATTATGACTGCGAAGGAGACGTTCTCGCCGGGCGATGCGATGCGGGACATTTACACGCGCGGGCTGGTCACGTCGGATTTTGTGCTCGTCATGGGCGACTTGGTGAGCAATATCCGGATCGACGAGGTCGTGCGCGTGCACAAGGAGCGCAGGAAGACGAACAAGGACGCGATCATGACGATGGTCGTGAAAGAGAGCGGCGTGAATCATCGGACGAG AGCAAAGGGAGAATCATCGGTGTTTGTTCTGGACCCTAATACGTCAGAGTGCTTGCACTATGAACATCTGCAAGGGTATCCTGCAAAGAAGGGCATCAGTATTCCACGCGAGATCTTTGCAGAACATCCAGAACTTGACATCCGAAACGATCTGATTGACTGCTCTATCGATGTCTGTTCCGTCGAG GTCCCCTCTCTATTCCAGGACAACTTTGATTACCTGGATATCCGTCGAGACTTTGTGCATGGCATCCTGACGTCTGACATCCTCATGAAAAATATATACTGCTACGTTGCTGAGGAAGGCTACGCGGCTCGTGTGCAGGACACACGCAGCTATGCATCCATCAG CAAAGACATTTTGTCAAGATGGACGTTCCCACTGGTACCAGATGACAACCATCCAGGTGGACATATCTACGAACACACGCGTGGCAATCGTTACATCGCAAAGGATAACACCGTAGTCCTTGCACG AACATGCAACATTGGCACCAACACGCTTATCGGCTCGTCAACTACTGTTTCTGATAACGCGTCCGTTATAGCCTCCGTTATAGGGCAGAACTGCTCCATTGGAGCCGGTTCTACGATACGCAACTCGTACATCTTTGAGAACGCGGTGATTGGTGAGAACTGCCATGTCGAGCAGAGTATTATAGGCGCTGGCGTGCAGATCAAGGATGGCTCACGCGTCCCAAAGGGATGTCTGATCGCCGATGGGGTCATCGTTGGCCCGAATGCAACCCTGCAACCCTTTGAAAGGCTGTCGACAAAGAGAGACGAGAATGACAGCAATGCGGACGACGACAGCGACGACTCTGACGTGGAAGAAGTTGAAGCTA GTCAAGATTCAATAGACAAATCGGCACTGGGAAAAGATTCGAACGCCGTTGTCTGGCCTAGAGCACCAcctgatgaagaggatgaggtgGAAGGACCAGAAAACTATGAGAACCAGCGGTTCATGAGACTCG GCGATACAGCATCCGATGTAGAGGTAGAGGTCTCTGATGATGGCTCGTCGtcggacgacgaggaaagtTCGTCGtctgatgatgacgacgggGACTTCCATGAGCGTTCGTCCGTGTCGGGCATGTCTGATGCGTCGGGCGTGGAGATGCCTGCCATGGGCCTGGGCGACGCGGCTGGGCTGATGGCGGACGCCGAGTTCCGCACGGAGGTAAACCAGAGCTTGGAGCGCGCGTTCGCGGAGGGCCACTCGGTCGACAACGCGGCGGTCGAACTCAAGACGCTGCGCATGGCGAGCAATGTGCCGCTGAGCCGTGTCAAAGAGGCCGTCGTCGCGGCGATCGTGGAGAAGATTCCGGTGGTGGATGGAGATCCTGCCGCGCAGCGCAGGGAGATCGCGAGTGTTGTTGGCCGATGGGGAGACTTGATTAACAGGATTGGAGGTGTTGATCCCGTTGAGACTGTTAGCATCCTTCAG GCTCATTGCGCGACGTCGACACGGATGTCGCTCTTTGGACAAATTCTCGCGGCGCTGTACCAGGAAGACATTGTGGAAGAAGACCACATTCGCGCATGGCATCGTCTCGCAGCATCAAAGGGAACCGACCTCAAAGATGGAGCAGAAAGCGAAAATTTCCAAAAATGCTGGATGATTGGATCACATATGATTCAACAGTTTGACGCGCAGGAAAGCGAATCAGAAGATGAAACAGAATCAGAAGACGACAATGCGGACAATGGAAGGACGCCAGCTACTCCCAAGGCCTCATCTGTGATCCCAGCTGCTCTTGCTGCGAGGGGTGCGACAGCATCAGAGGATAGCACAGAGAGCGGAGATGAGTCGACGAGTACGGAAGGAGTGGACGGCGGAGAAAGCGAGTCTGCGAGCGAGGATGTGAGTGCGAGCGAAAATTCAAGTAGGCCGGTCAGTGCGACTACAAGCGAGGACGAGACAACGGAAAGCGAGAGCGAAGACGATGTGGTACTCGTACATTGA
- a CDS encoding Kinetochore protein mis13 — protein sequence MSNPLLNAAAAKRAKKEALGVVNNDDGHGGLLIVHPRDIGPTLSQPAPSNTTESIPTRYSSQPLQAGPSKHPAKKFRADSETITRPPSKSKSSKATHDRNEDAEVEMDVRAMEDETDMLRRQSRVHSTIDSSLLVINNDRSQAYEANGRPTGHRRKSSVNGRGKRTSSSYQATGIITQPHNSVSESSFHKHIDCDLPEPERLRQLLIWCSLRAASNPSSTTSSSSSSSSKPPPPTLPPLSTQGAQVLKSVQEGLVRMLAGKEINLSLYEPEAASSSTRPPEDLRENEQNVRNRQWEVRYTQHIQQAQAEEESWKKVSYGYDTYTKGLQSSLEKRAAAVQLDPGALSAKAKGKRRATGDLSEMESYFIPQEHEISPEFRPALALAKSVLGHRAVGDERPIGGGAVAGRRGSMNMSRSDIEAELKRRLPELEYKVDQIFAFVSAARMTTNIAEKALNERFDLLSAKLASRTVLHTEGGEVAAAPRTAAGLLATYVAPAGTMKGPADQLDLLRALSRVDRERPAAMVGDAARRAAKEVQRAAESGAVAVGDRRLTSVPATPRKTPGTPRRGNTPSRDR from the exons ATGTCGAATCCACTGTTAAATGCGGCCGCTGCAAAAAGAGCGAAGAAGGAGGCGC TGGGTGTAGTGAATAATGACGATGGTCATGGCGGTCTCTTGATCGTTCATCCCCGAGATATCGGGCCGACACTATCTCAGCCCGCTCCTTCAAACACCACCGAATCAATACCGACCCGTTATTCATCGCAGCCTCTGCAAGCTGGCCCTTCTAAACACCCAGCGAAGAAGTTCCGAGCAGACTCGGAGACCATTACACGCCCTCCGAGCAAATCTAAATCATCGAAAGCGACCCACGATCGTAATGAGGATgcggaggtggagatggatGTGAGAGCCATGGAGGACGAGACAGACATGCTTCGACGACAGTCTCGTGTACACTCTACCATTGACTCGTCGCTGCTTGTGATCAACAACGACCGGTCGCAGGCGTACGAAGCTAACGGGAGGCCGACAGGGCACCGGCGGAAGAGCTCTGTCAATGGGAGAGGGAAACGGACTAGTTCTTCGTACCAAGCCACTGGTATTATCA CTCAACCACACAACTCTGTCTCTGAGAGTAGCTTTCACAAACATATTGATTGTGACCTACCAGAACCTGAACGTCTTCGACAGTTGTTAATATGGTGTTCATTAAGAGCCGCCTCGAATCCGTCATCTAcaacatcctcatcctcatcttcttcctcaaaaCCTCCTCCGCCGACTCTGCCCCCGTTATCCACGCAAGGCGCGCAGGTGTTGAAAAGTGTTCAGGAAGGACTGGTTCGTATGTTGGCTGGGAAAGAAATAAACCTCAGCTTATACGAGCCAGAAGCTGCGAGCAGTAGCACGAGACCGCCCGAAGATCTTCGTGAAAACGAACAAAACGTGCGGAATCGACAGTGGGAGGTCAGATATACCCAGCATATCCAACA AGCTCAAGCGGAGGAGGAATCTTGGAAGAAGGTATCATATGGTTATGATACGTACACTAAAGGACTTCAAAGCTCCCTAGAGAAGCGCGCTGCGGCCGTGCAACTCGATCCTGGGGCACTCTCCGCCAAAGCCAAGGGCAAACGGCGGGCGACGGGCGACCTGAGCGAGATGGAAAGCTATTTCATCCCACAAGAACACGAAATTTCACCCGAATTCCGAcccgcgctcgcgctcgcgaaATCTGTGCTAGGGCACCGCGCCGTGGGCGACGAGCGGCCGATCGGCGGCGGCGCGGTAGCAGGGCGGCGTGGGTCGATGAACATGTCGAGGAGCGATATAGAGGCGGAGCTGAAGCGGCGGCTGCCCGAGCTGGAGTACAAAGTCGACCAGATATTCGCATTCGTGTCAGCTGCGCGGATGACGACGAATATTGCGGAGAAGGCGCTGAACGAGCGGTTTGACTTGCTTTCTGCGAAGCTGGCGTCGCGGACGGTGCTGCACACGGAGGGCGGGGAGGTGGCTGCTGCACCGCGCACGGCGGCGGGGCTGCTGGCGACGTATGTTGCGCCGGCGGGGACGATGAAGGGGCCGGCGGATCAGCTGGACTTGCTCCGTGCGCTGTCGAGGGTGGATCGGGAGAGGCCGGCGGCGATGGTGGGGGATGCGGCACGGCGGGCGGCGAAGGAGGTGCAGCGGGCGGCAGAGAGCGGGGCGGTGGCGGTGGGGGACAGACGGCTGACGAGTGTCCCTGCGACGCCGCGCAAGACGCCTGGCACGCCGAGAAGAGGCAACACTCCGTCGAGGGACcgttga